From one Simplicispira suum genomic stretch:
- the hemW gene encoding radical SAM family heme chaperone HemW — protein sequence MTIPILPADEAAPAPQRDIQHYMRPGLLQLRALPPLSLYVHLPWCLKKCPYCDFNSHAVGGAGALPEARYLDALRADLEAALPLVWGRPVQTVFIGGGTPSLFSPASIDQLLGDIRALLPLTAGAEVTLEANPGTFEKDRFRAYRAAGVTRLSVGVQSFSDTHLAALGRVHDGAQARAAVEEAAQAFDTFNLDLMYALPGQEMAALDADLEIALALAPPHLSIYHLTIEPNTVFAKYPPVVPEDDLAYAMLDRITERTAAGGLQRYEVSAYARAGHECAHNLNYWQFGDYLGIGAGAHSKLSFAHRVVRQTRFREPVLYMERALSGNAVAQDADVRRADLAFEFMLNALRLRGGFGLQDFVERTGQSVASIAPALDKAEAQGLIARDMVHVRPTERGFDFLSNLQELFLPG from the coding sequence ATGACCATTCCCATCCTTCCCGCCGACGAAGCGGCGCCAGCGCCGCAGCGCGACATCCAGCACTACATGCGTCCCGGCCTGCTGCAACTGCGGGCGCTGCCGCCGCTTTCTCTCTATGTGCACCTGCCCTGGTGCCTGAAGAAATGCCCATACTGCGACTTCAACTCGCATGCCGTCGGGGGTGCGGGTGCCTTGCCCGAGGCGCGATACCTGGACGCCTTGCGCGCCGACCTGGAAGCCGCCTTGCCGCTGGTCTGGGGCCGACCAGTGCAGACGGTCTTCATTGGCGGAGGCACGCCCAGCCTGTTTTCGCCGGCCTCCATCGACCAGTTGCTGGGAGACATCCGCGCGCTGCTGCCGCTGACGGCGGGCGCTGAGGTCACGCTTGAAGCCAACCCCGGTACCTTTGAAAAAGACCGCTTTCGCGCCTACCGCGCCGCCGGTGTCACACGCCTGTCCGTCGGCGTGCAAAGCTTCAGCGACACCCATCTGGCGGCGCTGGGCCGGGTGCACGACGGTGCGCAGGCCCGTGCCGCCGTAGAAGAGGCGGCGCAGGCTTTCGACACCTTCAACCTTGACCTGATGTACGCCCTGCCGGGGCAAGAGATGGCGGCGCTGGACGCCGATCTCGAGATTGCGCTGGCACTTGCGCCCCCGCACCTGTCGATCTACCACCTCACCATCGAGCCCAACACCGTTTTTGCCAAATACCCGCCGGTGGTTCCCGAGGACGATCTGGCCTACGCCATGCTGGACCGCATCACCGAACGCACTGCGGCGGGGGGTCTGCAGCGCTATGAGGTGTCCGCCTATGCGCGAGCCGGCCACGAATGCGCGCACAACCTCAACTACTGGCAGTTTGGCGACTACCTGGGCATCGGCGCCGGTGCGCACAGCAAACTCAGTTTTGCCCACCGCGTGGTGCGCCAGACGCGGTTTCGGGAGCCCGTGCTGTATATGGAGCGCGCGCTCTCGGGCAACGCCGTTGCACAAGATGCCGATGTGCGCCGCGCCGACCTGGCATTCGAGTTCATGCTCAACGCCTTGCGGCTGCGGGGTGGCTTTGGGCTACAGGATTTCGTTGAACGCACTGGCCAGAGTGTCGCCTCCATCGCCCCGGCGCTGGACAAAGCCGAAGCCCAGGGCTTGATTGCGCGCGACATGGTGCATGTGCGCCCCACGGAGCGGGGCTTTGACTTCTTGAGCAATCTGCAGGAATTGTTCCTGCCTGGCTGA
- a CDS encoding glutathione S-transferase N-terminal domain-containing protein, which yields MMVLYSGTTCPFSHRCRFVLFEKGMDFEIRDVDLYNKPEDIAVMNPYGQVPILVERDLILYESNIINEYIDERFPHPQLMPGDPVDRARVRLFLLNFEKELFVHVNSLESRASKGNEKALEKARAHIRDRLTQLAPVFLKNKYMLGENFSMLDVAIAPLLWRLDYYGIDLSKNAAPLLKYAERIFSRPAYIEALTPSEKVMRK from the coding sequence ATGATGGTGCTTTATTCGGGTACGACCTGTCCTTTTTCCCACCGTTGCCGGTTCGTCCTGTTCGAAAAAGGAATGGATTTTGAGATTCGCGACGTCGATCTCTACAACAAGCCAGAAGACATCGCGGTGATGAATCCCTATGGCCAGGTGCCCATCCTGGTTGAGCGCGACTTGATTCTCTATGAGTCGAACATCATCAACGAGTACATTGACGAGCGCTTCCCACACCCCCAGTTGATGCCAGGCGACCCGGTAGACCGGGCCCGCGTGCGGCTGTTTTTGTTGAACTTCGAGAAGGAGCTCTTCGTTCACGTCAACAGCCTTGAATCGCGCGCAAGCAAGGGCAATGAAAAGGCCTTGGAGAAAGCGCGTGCGCATATCCGCGACCGCCTGACGCAGCTCGCCCCCGTATTTCTGAAGAACAAGTACATGTTGGGCGAGAATTTTTCGATGCTCGATGTCGCCATCGCTCCCCTCCTCTGGCGCCTGGACTACTACGGCATCGATCTGAGCAAGAACGCTGCACCTCTGCTGAAGTATGCCGAGCGCATCTTTTCGCGGCCGGCGTACATCGAAGCACTCACGCCGTCGGAAAAGGTCATGCGCAAGTAA
- the gmk gene encoding guanylate kinase: MSTSKEYPGNLFVVAAPSGAGKSSLVKALLELDSHVHPSISHTTRAPRGQEKHGREYFFASESEFDAMVASDAFVEWALVHGNRYGTSKKSIEERIAQGNDVILEIDFQGALQIKAAFANAVLVFVLPPSWDELRSRLERRGEDSSEVIQMRLRNAKAEMAQVHKFDFVIINELFERALFDLKAIAHAQRLKYAAQRRARSETFELLNIP, from the coding sequence ATGAGTACAAGCAAGGAATACCCAGGCAACCTTTTCGTCGTTGCCGCCCCCAGTGGCGCTGGCAAATCGAGCCTTGTCAAAGCCCTGCTGGAACTCGATTCGCACGTCCACCCGTCCATCTCCCACACGACGCGCGCACCGCGTGGGCAGGAAAAGCATGGACGGGAGTATTTCTTCGCCTCCGAGTCCGAATTTGACGCCATGGTGGCCAGCGACGCGTTCGTGGAATGGGCGCTGGTGCACGGCAATCGCTACGGCACCTCCAAGAAATCCATCGAGGAGCGGATCGCACAGGGAAACGACGTCATTCTGGAGATTGACTTTCAAGGTGCTCTGCAGATCAAGGCGGCATTTGCCAACGCGGTGCTCGTCTTCGTCCTGCCGCCGAGTTGGGACGAGTTGCGCTCGCGTCTGGAGCGCCGGGGCGAGGATTCGTCAGAAGTCATACAAATGCGGCTGCGCAACGCCAAGGCGGAAATGGCGCAGGTGCACAAATTCGACTTCGTTATAATCAACGAGCTATTTGAGCGCGCGCTTTTTGACCTCAAGGCAATTGCACACGCCCAGCGACTCAAATACGCGGCGCAACGCCGCGCACGTTCAGAGACGTTCGAATTGCTGAACATCCCTTGA
- a CDS encoding ClpXP protease specificity-enhancing factor — translation MNAQESTSTRPYLIRALHEWCSDNGFTPHIAVKVDESVRVPLEYVNNGEIILNVAMDATSSLQLGNDFIEFKARFGGQPRDILVPVGRVIAIYARENGQGMAFPPPTDFLPDTLDEGSALLVQDPPPPDARPVVQLVPEPASDSQRQPPDEPRPPEGGKGTQRRPPSLKRVK, via the coding sequence ATGAACGCTCAGGAATCCACCTCGACCCGGCCTTATCTGATCCGGGCGCTGCACGAATGGTGCAGCGACAACGGCTTTACGCCGCATATCGCTGTGAAGGTCGACGAATCGGTTCGTGTTCCGCTAGAGTACGTGAACAACGGGGAAATCATTCTGAACGTCGCTATGGATGCCACCAGCAGCCTGCAGCTGGGCAATGATTTCATCGAGTTCAAGGCCCGTTTTGGTGGGCAGCCGCGAGACATTCTCGTGCCGGTAGGGCGCGTGATCGCCATCTACGCGCGCGAGAATGGGCAGGGTATGGCGTTTCCGCCGCCGACAGATTTTTTGCCCGACACGCTGGACGAAGGCAGTGCGCTGCTGGTGCAGGATCCGCCCCCCCCAGATGCCAGACCCGTGGTGCAGTTGGTGCCTGAACCGGCAAGTGACAGCCAACGCCAGCCCCCCGACGAGCCCAGACCACCGGAAGGCGGGAAGGGTACGCAGCGCCGCCCGCCCTCGCTAAAGCGCGTGAAATGA
- the rdgB gene encoding RdgB/HAM1 family non-canonical purine NTP pyrophosphatase, with protein sequence MKIVLASNNLGKLAELQVLFAPLGVSLVRQAELGVGEAEEPHRTFVENALAKARFAAQHTGLPALADDAGLCVDAFGGLPGVDTAHYAVQFGYPKGDDNNVRALLEQMRGQDNRRAALVSTLVALRSPQDPEPLIAVGRVVGEIALAPRGGHGFGFDPVMVIPELGKTFAELDPEVKNSLSHRGRAARSMLALMRANWMG encoded by the coding sequence ATGAAAATCGTTCTTGCATCGAACAACCTGGGCAAGCTTGCAGAACTGCAGGTCTTGTTCGCCCCGCTGGGCGTCTCGCTGGTGCGCCAGGCCGAGCTGGGCGTGGGCGAAGCCGAAGAACCGCATCGCACATTTGTCGAGAACGCGCTGGCCAAAGCACGCTTTGCCGCACAGCACACGGGCCTGCCGGCACTGGCTGACGATGCGGGCTTGTGCGTGGATGCATTCGGCGGGCTGCCGGGCGTCGACACGGCGCACTACGCCGTGCAGTTCGGCTACCCCAAGGGCGACGACAACAACGTGCGCGCCCTGCTCGAACAAATGCGGGGCCAGGACAATCGCCGCGCCGCGCTGGTCAGCACCCTGGTGGCGCTGCGCAGCCCGCAAGACCCAGAGCCCTTGATTGCCGTGGGCCGGGTCGTGGGCGAGATCGCGCTTGCGCCACGGGGTGGGCACGGTTTTGGCTTTGATCCGGTGATGGTCATTCCTGAACTCGGCAAGACCTTTGCCGAGCTTGATCCGGAAGTCAAAAACAGCCTGAGCCACCGGGGCCGCGCGGCTCGCAGCATGCTGGCCTTGATGCGCGCCAACTGGATGGGATGA
- the rph gene encoding ribonuclease PH, whose translation MNPVSRSGGRASHALRPVRITRQFTMHAEGAVLIEFGNTRVLCTASVEEKVPPHQRGSGKGWVTAEYGMLPRATHKRSDREAAKGKQSGRTQEIQRLIGRSLRAVFDLEALGERSIVLDCDVLQADGGTRTAAITGAWVAAQDAVASLVARGLLARSPIRDAVAAVSVGVVDGVPLLDLDYPEDAACDTDMNVVMTGAGHFVEVQGTAEGAAFSRAEMNALLDLAQQGIAELVLLQRESLLKK comes from the coding sequence ATGAACCCAGTTTCCCGCTCCGGCGGCCGCGCCAGCCATGCGCTTCGCCCGGTGCGCATCACGCGCCAGTTCACCATGCATGCCGAAGGCGCTGTGCTGATCGAGTTTGGCAATACGCGTGTGCTGTGCACCGCATCGGTCGAAGAAAAAGTGCCCCCGCACCAGCGCGGCAGCGGGAAAGGTTGGGTCACGGCGGAATACGGCATGCTGCCGCGCGCCACGCACAAGCGCAGCGACCGCGAAGCTGCCAAGGGCAAGCAAAGTGGGCGCACCCAGGAGATCCAGCGCCTCATTGGCCGGTCGCTGCGCGCGGTGTTTGATCTGGAGGCCCTGGGAGAGCGCAGCATCGTGCTCGACTGTGATGTGCTGCAGGCCGACGGCGGCACCCGCACGGCCGCCATCACCGGCGCGTGGGTGGCCGCGCAGGACGCTGTCGCTTCGCTCGTAGCGCGCGGCCTGCTGGCGCGCTCCCCCATTCGGGACGCCGTGGCGGCCGTCTCGGTGGGCGTGGTGGACGGAGTGCCCCTGCTTGACCTGGACTACCCCGAGGACGCCGCCTGCGACACCGACATGAACGTGGTTATGACCGGTGCTGGACACTTCGTGGAAGTGCAGGGCACGGCAGAAGGCGCGGCATTCAGTCGCGCAGAAATGAATGCGCTGCTTGACCTGGCGCAGCAAGGCATTGCCGAGTTGGTACTGTTGCAGCGTGAATCGCTCCTAAAAAAGTAG
- a CDS encoding YicC/YloC family endoribonuclease, whose protein sequence is MAVYSMTGYASAQTGAPAASAEGEPRTQAVRRLGMEIRSVNSRFLDLSFRLPDELRSFEPMLRALVTAKVKRGKIEVRAALEGLDSNALPDPPTRVLQRLSSMQDAVQSWLPEARPLSVADVLRLCSNSTPALDAGALNITQLAQNVLTGLLDARAQEGERLSAMLRGHLKQLRALTELATPLVPQLVEQQRQRFMDRWKEAMGLAEGSATPEAAQDRALSEATAFAIRIDVAEEVTRLDSHITEIERLLGKGGEVGKRLDFLIQELHREANTLGSKSSALELTRISVDMKVLIEQMREQVQNLE, encoded by the coding sequence ATGGCAGTTTACAGCATGACCGGCTACGCCAGCGCCCAGACTGGCGCCCCTGCCGCAAGCGCGGAAGGCGAGCCTCGCACGCAAGCCGTGCGCCGCTTGGGCATGGAGATTCGCTCGGTCAACAGCCGCTTTCTCGACCTGTCGTTTCGCCTGCCTGACGAGCTGCGTAGTTTCGAGCCCATGCTGCGCGCCCTGGTCACCGCCAAAGTCAAACGCGGCAAGATCGAAGTACGTGCCGCACTTGAAGGTCTGGACAGCAATGCACTGCCTGACCCACCCACGCGCGTTCTGCAGCGCCTGTCGTCCATGCAGGACGCCGTGCAGTCCTGGCTGCCAGAAGCTCGCCCGCTTTCCGTAGCCGACGTCTTGCGTCTGTGCAGCAACTCGACGCCTGCGCTTGACGCCGGCGCCCTCAACATCACGCAACTCGCACAAAACGTGCTCACGGGCCTTCTGGATGCCCGCGCCCAGGAGGGAGAGCGCCTGTCGGCCATGCTGCGCGGCCACCTCAAGCAATTGCGTGCACTGACGGAGCTGGCCACCCCCCTCGTACCACAGTTGGTGGAACAGCAGCGCCAGCGTTTCATGGATCGCTGGAAGGAGGCCATGGGCCTGGCCGAGGGAAGCGCCACGCCCGAGGCAGCGCAGGATCGGGCGCTGTCCGAAGCCACCGCCTTCGCGATCCGCATCGACGTGGCCGAGGAAGTGACGCGGCTCGACTCGCATATCACCGAGATCGAGCGGCTCCTGGGCAAGGGTGGCGAAGTGGGCAAGCGGCTGGACTTCCTGATTCAAGAACTGCACCGCGAAGCCAACACGCTGGGGTCCAAATCATCGGCCCTGGAGCTCACACGCATCAGCGTAGACATGAAAGTCCTGATCGAGCAGATGCGCGAACAGGTGCAAAACCTAGAGTAA
- the greB gene encoding transcription elongation factor GreB: MSKAFTRETDEETPYSLPPLPPLGAARNYMTPGGYASLRSELLQLMDEERPQVVEVVHWAARNGDRSENGDYLYGKKRLREIDRRIRFLTSRLETAEIVDPSVHAGSDQVFFGATARYLDEQGKETTVTIKGIDEADSGQGEISWISPVARALLKARIGDEVRLETPSGMRLLEILSVSYPDRSV; this comes from the coding sequence ATGAGCAAAGCGTTCACACGCGAAACGGATGAGGAAACTCCCTATTCGCTGCCTCCTCTGCCGCCCCTTGGTGCGGCGCGCAATTACATGACACCGGGCGGCTACGCGAGCTTGCGTAGCGAGTTGCTGCAATTGATGGACGAAGAACGTCCGCAAGTGGTCGAGGTGGTGCATTGGGCGGCACGCAACGGTGACCGTTCAGAAAACGGCGACTACCTCTACGGCAAGAAGCGCCTGCGCGAAATTGATCGCCGCATTCGCTTTCTAACGTCACGTCTGGAGACAGCCGAAATCGTTGATCCCAGCGTGCACGCGGGCAGCGATCAGGTGTTCTTCGGCGCTACAGCGCGATATCTTGATGAGCAGGGTAAGGAGACCACAGTCACGATCAAGGGAATCGATGAGGCTGACAGTGGGCAGGGCGAGATCAGCTGGATTTCTCCGGTGGCGCGGGCGCTTTTAAAAGCTCGAATAGGGGACGAGGTGCGGCTGGAGACGCCCTCGGGTATGCGCTTGCTGGAGATTCTCTCGGTGAGCTACCCGGATCGGTCAGTGTAG
- a CDS encoding serine/threonine protein kinase, whose amino-acid sequence MSKIKPAPLPPDTVIGGYRVVRRVSSGGFGVVYLCMDPDGQQVAVKEYLPSSLATRTPGELLPKVPPEKLSLYRLGLKSFFEEGRALAQISHASVVSVLNFFRENETVYMVMNYLEGATLQDFIITARDLKQQKVFRESTIRSLFDEVLRGMRIVHQHKMLHLDIKPANIFITDDNKAVMIDFGAAREVLSKEGNFIRPMYTPGFAAPEMYRRDSSMGPWTDIYALGACIYACMQGFPPNEAPQRQDKDRLSLSLAKLRGVYSDNLIEVVEWCMALDPLSRPQSVFALQKELSREGERRYTKLTVTEKMRLQLDTLVAETRKSVTRPGDAPAAGVKAK is encoded by the coding sequence ATGTCCAAAATCAAGCCGGCACCGCTGCCCCCCGACACCGTGATTGGCGGCTACCGCGTGGTACGGCGGGTGTCGTCCGGCGGCTTCGGTGTCGTTTATCTGTGCATGGACCCAGATGGTCAGCAGGTGGCCGTCAAAGAGTACCTGCCTTCGTCCTTGGCAACGCGTACCCCAGGCGAGCTGCTGCCCAAGGTGCCGCCTGAAAAGCTGTCTCTCTATCGCCTGGGGCTCAAGAGTTTTTTTGAAGAAGGCCGCGCCTTGGCGCAGATATCGCACGCCTCGGTGGTCAGCGTCCTCAATTTCTTCCGGGAAAACGAAACCGTCTACATGGTGATGAACTACCTGGAGGGCGCCACCCTGCAGGATTTCATCATCACAGCGCGCGATCTCAAGCAGCAAAAGGTGTTCCGCGAGTCCACCATCCGCTCGCTCTTTGACGAAGTGCTGCGCGGCATGCGCATCGTGCACCAGCACAAGATGCTGCACCTGGATATCAAGCCAGCCAATATTTTCATCACCGACGACAACAAGGCAGTGATGATTGATTTTGGCGCGGCGCGTGAAGTGCTCTCCAAAGAAGGTAACTTCATTCGCCCGATGTACACGCCGGGCTTTGCTGCCCCCGAGATGTACCGGCGCGATTCCTCCATGGGCCCCTGGACCGACATTTACGCCCTTGGTGCCTGCATCTACGCCTGCATGCAAGGTTTTCCGCCCAATGAAGCGCCGCAGCGGCAGGACAAGGATCGCCTTTCGCTCTCGCTCGCGAAGCTGCGCGGCGTGTATTCCGACAATCTCATTGAGGTGGTCGAGTGGTGCATGGCGCTGGACCCGCTCTCGCGGCCGCAATCGGTGTTTGCGCTGCAAAAGGAACTCTCGCGCGAGGGCGAGCGCCGGTACACCAAGCTCACAGTGACCGAAAAAATGCGCCTGCAGCTCGATACCCTGGTTGCGGAAACGCGCAAAAGCGTGACGCGGCCTGGCGACGCTCCGGCAGCCGGAGTCAAGGCCAAATGA
- the rpoZ gene encoding DNA-directed RNA polymerase subunit omega, with translation MARITVEDCLEQIPNRFQLVLAATYRARMLSQGHTPRIESRNKPGVTALREIAAGKVGIEMLKKVPG, from the coding sequence ATGGCCCGCATCACCGTCGAAGACTGCCTTGAGCAGATCCCCAACCGTTTTCAGCTTGTTCTTGCTGCAACCTACCGTGCGCGCATGCTGAGCCAGGGCCATACGCCGCGTATCGAAAGCCGCAACAAGCCCGGTGTCACGGCGCTGCGCGAAATTGCAGCGGGCAAGGTGGGCATAGAAATGCTCAAGAAGGTTCCCGGCTGA
- a CDS encoding RelA/SpoT family protein: protein MNVESNAAPVADSQAQERTLPVSNAVAAANAAAASFAALTDSLDYLEPSQVELVRQAYRYADEAHLGQLRNSGEPYITHPIAVAAQCAEWKLDAQALMAALLHDAMEDCGVTKADLIERFGASVAELVDGLTKLDKLQFDTREENQAESFRKMLLAMARDVRVILIKLADRTHNMRTMGDMPRAKWGRIASETLEIYAPIAHRLGLNQTYRELQDLSFRYLHPWRYMTLSKAVGKARNRRRDLVQKVQADVDAAFARVGLQARLAGREKTLYAIYQKMEQKHLSFAQVTDIYGFRVIVGSVTACYTALGILHQMYKPVPGKFKDHIAIAKVNGYQSLHTTLVGPSNVNIEFQMRTEEMHLVAEAGVAAHWLYKQQDAEGSSAERLGTKWLQSLLDIQNETRDAAEFWDHVKVDLFPDAVYVFTPKGQILALPRGATVIDFAYAIHSDVGDHTAAAKVNDEQVPLRTEIHNGDVVEIITNPTTTPNPAWLGFVRTGRARSRIRSHLKLLNQVDSEALGEKLLTQALRAEGLEQLPPSSDEMQPLWDKLLRFTGSRDRSELMVDIGLGKRIATIVAKRLFVLMAEHGHRPDALLLTRERFTSHETISQGGVSLDGSENASVKYAHCCRPVPGDQIVGYLGRGEGLVVHVAWCAVAQRLQAKDSERFISVDWSDEPTRMFETGVTVTVNNGKGLLARIAAELATAEADITHIDMDEEMALDTLNLRLVIGVRDTLHLEAALRSLRRIPAVLRVVRSLPTQ, encoded by the coding sequence ATGAACGTGGAGTCGAACGCAGCCCCTGTGGCTGATAGTCAGGCACAGGAGCGCACACTCCCTGTGAGCAATGCCGTGGCCGCCGCCAACGCAGCAGCCGCCAGCTTCGCTGCGCTGACCGACAGTCTGGACTACCTGGAGCCTTCGCAGGTGGAACTGGTGCGCCAGGCTTATCGCTATGCCGACGAAGCCCACCTCGGGCAATTGCGCAACAGCGGCGAGCCCTATATCACGCACCCGATTGCCGTGGCGGCGCAATGTGCCGAATGGAAGCTTGACGCCCAGGCTCTGATGGCAGCGCTCTTGCACGACGCCATGGAAGACTGCGGCGTCACCAAAGCGGATCTGATAGAGCGTTTTGGCGCCAGCGTGGCGGAACTCGTGGACGGCTTGACCAAGCTCGACAAGCTGCAGTTCGACACGCGCGAAGAAAACCAGGCCGAATCGTTTCGCAAAATGCTGCTTGCGATGGCGCGCGACGTGCGTGTCATCCTCATCAAGTTGGCAGACCGCACCCACAACATGCGCACCATGGGCGACATGCCGCGCGCCAAATGGGGGCGCATTGCCTCAGAAACGCTGGAAATCTACGCTCCTATCGCCCACCGCCTGGGGCTGAACCAAACCTATCGCGAACTGCAGGACCTGTCATTTCGCTACCTGCATCCGTGGCGCTACATGACGCTGTCCAAGGCCGTAGGAAAAGCGCGCAATCGGCGACGCGATCTGGTGCAGAAGGTGCAAGCCGACGTGGATGCTGCCTTTGCGCGGGTGGGGCTGCAGGCGCGCCTGGCGGGCAGAGAGAAAACGCTTTACGCGATTTATCAGAAAATGGAACAAAAGCACCTGAGCTTTGCCCAGGTGACCGATATTTATGGCTTTCGCGTGATCGTGGGAAGCGTCACTGCATGCTACACCGCGCTCGGCATCCTCCATCAGATGTACAAGCCCGTGCCGGGCAAGTTCAAGGACCATATCGCGATTGCCAAAGTCAACGGCTACCAATCGCTGCACACCACGTTGGTGGGTCCTTCGAACGTGAATATCGAGTTTCAGATGCGTACCGAAGAAATGCATCTGGTGGCAGAAGCGGGCGTAGCCGCGCACTGGCTCTACAAGCAGCAAGATGCCGAAGGGAGCTCCGCCGAGCGCCTGGGAACCAAATGGCTGCAATCTTTGCTGGACATCCAGAATGAAACCCGCGACGCCGCCGAGTTCTGGGACCATGTCAAAGTGGATCTCTTCCCCGATGCCGTTTACGTCTTCACGCCCAAAGGCCAGATTCTTGCGCTCCCGCGCGGTGCCACAGTCATTGACTTCGCCTACGCCATACACAGCGACGTGGGGGACCACACGGCGGCAGCCAAAGTCAACGACGAACAAGTGCCGCTGCGCACCGAGATCCACAACGGCGACGTCGTAGAGATCATCACCAATCCAACCACCACGCCCAACCCGGCCTGGCTGGGCTTCGTACGTACAGGCCGAGCACGTTCGCGGATTCGCAGCCACCTCAAGCTGCTCAACCAGGTGGATTCCGAAGCACTTGGAGAAAAACTCCTCACCCAGGCCTTGCGAGCCGAGGGCCTGGAACAGCTGCCGCCAAGCTCTGACGAAATGCAGCCCCTGTGGGACAAGCTTCTGCGTTTCACTGGCAGCCGCGATCGCAGCGAACTGATGGTCGATATCGGCCTGGGCAAACGCATCGCCACCATTGTTGCCAAGCGCTTGTTCGTGCTGATGGCTGAGCACGGCCACCGGCCCGACGCACTGCTTCTTACGCGCGAACGCTTCACATCGCACGAAACCATTTCACAAGGGGGTGTTTCGCTCGATGGCAGCGAAAACGCATCGGTGAAATATGCGCATTGCTGTCGGCCCGTACCAGGTGACCAGATCGTGGGTTATCTGGGCCGGGGTGAAGGTCTGGTGGTGCACGTGGCCTGGTGCGCAGTCGCCCAGCGGCTGCAAGCCAAAGACAGCGAGCGCTTCATCTCCGTGGACTGGAGCGACGAGCCCACGCGCATGTTCGAGACCGGTGTGACGGTGACTGTGAACAATGGCAAAGGACTTCTCGCGCGCATTGCTGCCGAACTGGCAACGGCAGAAGCGGACATCACGCATATCGACATGGACGAGGAAATGGCGCTCGACACCTTGAATTTGCGCCTGGTGATTGGCGTGCGAGACACCCTGCATCTCGAGGCGGCGCTGCGCAGCCTGCGGCGCATCCCCGCAGTCTTGCGCGTTGTACGCTCACTACCGACGCAGTAG
- a CDS encoding PP2C family protein-serine/threonine phosphatase yields the protein MKFSIFQISRRGGRENNEDRMGYCYTRESGLFVLADGMGGHPEGEVAAQIALQTVAAMYQRQAKPQLPDVPEFLSNALLAAHHQILRYASDKGMIDSPRTTLVAAVVQNGCASWVHCGDSRLYMVRGGGLLTRTRDHSYLELHNMPPGLEHINRNVLFTCLGSPTKPIYDTTGPVPLEQGDRILLCSDGLWGTLSDEEIAAELGRNVVSQSVPELVETALRKAGDSSDNVTVVALEWETPDSFESTQGVSTDSISDDVFASTIQAGPLDGLVDDLDDAAIERSIAEINEAIRRSAERRR from the coding sequence ATGAAGTTTTCCATTTTTCAGATCAGTCGGCGTGGCGGGCGTGAGAACAACGAAGACCGCATGGGGTACTGCTACACGCGGGAGTCGGGCCTTTTTGTGCTTGCCGATGGGATGGGTGGTCACCCTGAGGGCGAAGTGGCAGCCCAGATTGCGCTGCAGACCGTGGCCGCCATGTACCAGCGGCAGGCCAAGCCGCAACTGCCAGATGTGCCGGAGTTTCTATCGAACGCCCTGCTTGCGGCCCACCACCAGATCCTGCGTTACGCAAGCGACAAGGGAATGATCGATTCGCCGCGCACCACCTTGGTGGCGGCCGTGGTCCAGAACGGCTGCGCGAGCTGGGTGCACTGCGGCGATTCGCGCCTGTACATGGTGCGCGGCGGCGGCTTGCTGACGCGCACGCGCGACCACTCTTATCTTGAACTGCACAACATGCCACCAGGGCTTGAGCACATCAACCGCAACGTGCTGTTCACCTGCCTGGGTTCGCCCACCAAACCCATTTACGACACCACCGGACCGGTGCCCCTGGAGCAGGGGGACCGCATCTTGCTCTGCTCGGATGGCCTCTGGGGCACGCTGAGCGACGAGGAAATCGCCGCCGAACTGGGGCGCAACGTGGTGTCGCAGTCGGTTCCGGAACTGGTCGAAACTGCATTGCGCAAGGCCGGCGACAGCAGCGACAACGTCACCGTGGTGGCGCTGGAATGGGAGACGCCTGACAGTTTCGAGTCCACGCAGGGCGTGTCCACCGACAGCATCAGCGACGACGTGTTTGCCTCCACCATCCAGGCCGGACCGCTCGATGGACTGGTGGACGACCTGGACGACGCCGCCATCGAGCGCTCGATTGCCGAGATCAACGAGGCCATTCGGCGCTCGGCCGAGCGCAGACGCTGA